Genomic segment of Drosophila biarmipes strain raj3 chromosome 2L, RU_DBia_V1.1, whole genome shotgun sequence:
GCCCGGCTGGTTGGTCTGCGCCAGGATGAGATCGATGGCAGCCGGTATATCGTACTGGCCGATCTCGTGGAAGGAATAGTCGTAGTAACTCCGATCGCTCTCGTGACCGCTCCCCCGCTCCTGCGAGTATATGTTGCCCCTGGTATTGAGCATCCAGACGTCGAAGCCCTTCCGGTAGAGGATGTAGGCCAGGCCTGAAGCCGGACCAAACTGCACCCAAGAGGCTGAGCTGGCCATCAGGCCGTGGACCAACATGATGGGCGTGGCTCCGGGCCGGGGAATGCGGTGCAAGCAGACTTTGTATCTGTCCTCTGTGTTCGCGTAGTGGGTCTCTGACGGATAGCCATACCTCTGGATCAAGGCATCCTGTTGAACGATGTAGAATGGGGCTATAATGACTGTAGACTCCCTACGGGACTACTTACCGTCTGCAGCTTGGAGTCGATTTGAATGTCCGCTTCCGAAAAGTAAGGCTTCTCCTGACATCGGCCACATGTGCGTGGGCCAATTGGCTCCGCTCCTGATGGTAGGCCCTCTGTTTGGTATTTAATTTGGCCCTCAATAAGACTTTGTGCCTGACCAAGCTCCATCAGTTGCTCTTCAATCTGGTCTCGAGCTTTCTCTATTTGTTGGAATTGTGCGTTTAATTCAGCCTGCTCTTGCCGTTGAGACTGTGACTGGGTCTGAGATTGAGATTGTGACTGAGATTGTGATTGAGATTGTGACTGGGACTGTGACTGGGACTGTGACTGGGACTGTGATTGAGATTGTGATTGTGTCTGTGTCTGTGACTGAGATTGTGATTGAGCTTGTGATTGAGCTTGTGACCGAGGCTGTGACCCAGCTTCTGGGTAAGCCAGTAATAAAGCTTGAGCCAGTAATTGTGATTCAAGCTTAGAGAGCGCTATTCCTTGCTTTAGAGATTGTGCCATAGCCAGCTTTAGTTTGGCCAGCGTTTCGTACTGCGTTAGTACTTGAGTTTGTGGTTCACCCTGGTCTAGAGCTTCTGCTTCAGACTGTGATGCAAGAATCGCTTGCAAACTCGCTTGCAGTTTTTCCACCTCTGTGGCCTGCGAATCAATCTTTGTGTAGACTTCTTCTAGTAATTGTGCCTGTTCTAATCCTCCTGAAGCCAGTAATTGTGCCCCTAGGGCTTCCTCTTCTACAATTTGTTGTAATTCCTCTGGGGACATCCTTTGAACCGCCTCGGTCAAAGAATCCTTTagcgaaatatttttcaatttctcaGCGCTCTGAGCTGCCAGTAAACTGTTAGCCGCAGGGACAATTGGATGGTGGAAGAGCGTTTCAACCATCCTACCGATCGCCAGAAGCGCAAACCACGCGTAATAGACACCAATCCGCATTTTGGCGATAAACCGACTTTTAAGAGAAGATCGAACTGTACGCTTTTATAGGCTCGCAGATAAAACaccatgaaattaaaaactcaTGGATTAAACAACCAAAGCTAAGACTATTAGTTTGCGTTCTTATATAACCACCAGACACTTAGCTAactaaaaaatacaacattagaaaatgcattttttccaAAGCTTTTTTTACAGTGACTGAGCCTTGAACCCATCTCCTGAACATCTGTAAAAGCTACGACTTTCATGTTAACAcaattttttacttaaaaatttaccaGACTTTAAAGCCCAAAGAGATCTGAAAGCATAAGTTGGTTGATTACTAATCCGAAGTCTTTCTGattttctaaacatttttactacATATTAGTTTACTTTGTTACTTTAATTACTTGTAGTCTACACTTAATTGTAAATGCAAGAtgtaaattgttaaaaaatatttaaagaaggtAATGGAATTTAGGGTAAAGAAAAGTTTGCCAAGTTTGGCCAATCTAATTGGAAGAGTGCACGAAGCCCAAGCGTTATTATCCCTGCTCCTTGTTTAGTCCTTGTTCCGGTGGCGTTGGCAAATTCACGCCACTCGCTTGTTTGCGCAAATTTGATTATCAAAATACCCAAGGAGAGTGCAGCCGCGGCCGGCAAAGTCGGGAAAGAAGTCGCGAAAGGAGAAAGGATAATGCCATGTCGCCGCATTAGCGCCTCTGATGGCCtgggggcgggggcgtggtCGCTGTACCGTGAAACAAGCTGCAAAATGAGTTTGACTGCCTAGTGTCCTTGTGCCCCTTCAGCCCTTTGCCTGATTAAAGCTCCTCGCCAACTGGCGgagatttgttttattttgcagGCATATCATTTGGATGCACTGCGCCCCTGCGCAAATGGGGCATTAAGCCCCCCGACAGGACCTGACACATATTAAATTTCATCTCGCTGTCAGTCGGACTGCGGATCGGGCGCCTAATGAAGGTTAAGCAACTTTTAATGTCCCTGCCCCGGCCATTTTGCAGACCATTAAATGTTTCGCCTGGCAATGTGCCATATGTTTCCAGCATGGACATAAGCCCCGTCCGGGAAACGTTCTGCAAAAACTTTCCTTATCATTTCAGCGCCAAAAGCCATAAAGACGCTCGCTAAGTCTGCGTGTGTTTGTGATGACATGACGATGACAGTAATCGTAATCCTAGTCATGGTAATGATGACACTGGAGCCCCCAGCCGGGCCATATAAGCATATGCTGTGCCCGGGAATCAGGTTGTGCCCAGACACTTAACGGTCATGTGGAGGGCTAACGAGCGATTTCACCCTTTATGGCCTGAATTTGGATGCCGTTGGCCATCGGATTCCGTCACGAGCGCTTCAATTAGTGATTCAACTGTGGAAATCGGCGTCAGTTGCGCGTCGCAACGATATGATTGCTctctattttattagtttttatggCATTCCGTTCGGGTCACCAGTTCTCCTCACCTCGCGAGTCACGCCTGGTGGACACCTTCCGCTTTCCCAGTCAATCGCAATCGGTGTGACTCCCGCCTGTCACAGTTGCTCCTGAGCTAAGGTCAATTCAGAGCCGGACCCTTTTCCACTCAAGCGGAACTCGAGGCAGTCTTAAGTGGTATGAAGATTTTAGCATTTGAACTTGGTGCACTTGCCAAAGTAAAAACTGACTTAAAGTATtaaacaatcaaaaaataaaggttaTTGAAATCTTTTTTACATAAGTCTTAAgagcctaaaagtatgcaatttttttgctttcgattgcaaaatatattgttgcatacttttagacaccaaaaacatttacaagtgatttaaaaaatccatatttatgaaatttctCAAAACTATTTATATAGATCAACAACAATATTTAGAGAATAGAAAGCACTGCAGTTAAGGCATtctattaaaatgtaatttaatttattatatattttgaggATATGAAGAACCAACTTTATTTTCAGTGTCGTGTGATGCATGGTTATGTGAGCATTTCCATGTTCACACAAGTACAGCCCCTTCCACTGCCACTTTCCTCTGTAATTTCATGCTCCATTGGCCAAGGAAATCGCCACACAATCAAAGGAAGAGCTTCGCCCCTTGGTCAGCGCTCCAAGTTATACAATCGAGTTGAATGCTAGGAATTTAGGCCACATTGCTCGAATTTTAGCGCTGTTAAACATATTCAAATTCCTTGGCACAATTTACGAACTTCTAAATTTCTTGGCGGCGCTTTCGAACCGAGCCTCGTATATTTTTCATACACCCAGAACGCAACTTTCGATTGGCGTGTGTCCAGGCTCTTTGTTGCGTTATTTATGCAGTTTTCTGCTGGAACACTATCTCCAGCTGTCGCTGTTGTTGTAGCTGCAGTCATGGCCACTTGTTTCCGCACGCCATTTCTTTCGGGCTTTCCCCACGCCGGTCCacccaatttttatttatttttctccgctttttttctctgcattttttaaacatttctttttctGCTGCTGTCGGGGGCCCCAACACGAGAAGTCCATTTCGAAATTTATGTACACACAAATTGAAAGCGCGGGGAGGGACTGGGAGCCGAAATGAACGAAAGAAAAGTGTTTTGGTACTGGCAGAAAAAAGTTGGCTGCATTTCTCGAATTGCAGTTTCGGTAAAAAGAATTCGGGGAAGAAAAAACAAACGATACGCCTTTAAGTGACACTTGCCAGGAGGTTTTGTATTCCCGAACGGTGGAGTCCTCTGGCTGGAAAGCGGGGATTGTCCTAACAACCGCTTTGTCCAAAGCAGTCGGCAAAACGTTTTGAGTGTTGACTTTGCAGAGGAAAAGGCGGGAGAAATCCGAAAAAATAACGCAATTGAAAAGGGATCAGATAATGCTTGCCAACACCCGAAACatgttcaataaaaaaattaaattgctttATATTCATGTCGAATCCCTTTAAATTGTACGACTATTCCCTTTGAAACTGCTCCTTAAATAGTTCAAGTAAAGCCAACCACCGCCTTGAACTCTCTCAGGCTTGAACTTCCGATGGACTCATTTGTTGGACCCACTGAACAATAAACAAGCGGCGCAGTTTATTGCCCTCTGAA
This window contains:
- the LOC108034197 gene encoding lipase 1-like; this translates as MRIGVYYAWFALLAIGRMVETLFHHPIVPAANSLLAAQSAEKLKNISLKDSLTEAVQRMSPEELQQIVEEEALGAQLLASGGLEQAQLLEEVYTKIDSQATEVEKLQASLQAILASQSEAEALDQGEPQTQVLTQYETLAKLKLAMAQSLKQGIALSKLESQLLAQALLLAYPEAGSQPRSQAQSQAQSQSQSQTQTQSQSQSQSQSQSQSQSQSQSQSQSQSQSQSQTQSQSQRQEQAELNAQFQQIEKARDQIEEQLMELGQAQSLIEGQIKYQTEGLPSGAEPIGPRTCGRCQEKPYFSEADIQIDSKLQTDALIQRYGYPSETHYANTEDRYKVCLHRIPRPGATPIMLVHGLMASSASWVQFGPASGLAYILYRKGFDVWMLNTRGNIYSQERGSGHESDRSYYDYSFHEIGQYDIPAAIDLILAQTNQPGIQYIGHSQGSTAFFAMSCLRPMYAAKIKLMQSLSPTVFLKGALSPVLKFMRMFKGGFTMLLNLVGGYKISLKNKLIERFRSHICSASRLTSRICAIFEFVVCGFNWRSFNRTLSPVVEGHASQGASAKQIHHLAQMQGKSVFQYYDFGLLGNRLRYKSIYPPRYNLSLVTSKVALHHGGGDWLGSDNDVALLQQILPNCIENRKVRAEGFSHFDFTLSQDVRPLVYERVIDLCGTYR